Below is a genomic region from Triticum dicoccoides isolate Atlit2015 ecotype Zavitan chromosome 5A, WEW_v2.0, whole genome shotgun sequence.
CGGCGCTGGCCGCCACTGCTTGGCTCTAAATGTAGTATATGAACCAAACAACACAACACTAGCAATATATGAATAAAACAACACTAGCATAACTGCAATAGCAATATTTCAATGTATCAGACCATAACAACATGAATACATAAGTACCTTTTGATTGATAAAGTGATGATATCCTTCTTACAATATAACTTTGCGGTCGCCTTTTTGGAAGAGATTGATGAAATCTTCATCCTTCACTTGATCGAAAAATTCTCTCTCAACAAATGTAACCAAGCAATTGCTCAAATATTCATCACCCATTTTGTTCCTTAGCTTATTCTTCACATAGCTCATTGAAGAGAATACCCTTTCAACACTAGCAGTAGCTACTGGCAGAATCAATACCAACTTAAGAAGCTTGTAAACAATATGATattattcatgcttgtttgtctcaACAAGTATAACTGAAAGCTGACACAGATTTTTCAGATTTTGAAACCTTTCATCTCTACGCACATTAGTAACATACATGTTTAGTTGCCATGGAAGTCTTGCCAGTTCATCACTTGTAAAATCAGAAGCATAAAACTTTGTAGCAAGCCTAACCAACTTCTCTTGGTCATAAGCAGCAAATAGATGAAGTGGACAGAAAGCTGCCATGCAAGAAAGTAGTTTCGTGTTTACCTCATCAAATCTGCCATTCAGCTCACTAATTTGCCTATCAATGACACCCATAAATATATCAACCTTGAAGCGGTGGTAATTGTTCACACCATTACATAAACCTCTTCTAGGCCGACCAACGGGAAAGTAAGGACCCTCCATATCAACAACTTTGATCTTATGCTTTGTACAAAAAGATGTGACCTTTGTGAGAAAATCATCCCATCCAGCATCGGTCCTCAAAGCCTCCAAGTAATACTTTGTGTCACCAACAAGCTCAATAGCATGAACAATATCTTCGTCTTGCTTTTGCAGAGCTCTACACAACTCATCTGTGTATCCAAATATTTCTTGCATCAAGTGTGCCATGAAAACAAACTCAAATGATCAAAATATTTTCTCTATGGATAGAGCTGCTTGTGCCTCCGCACCATGGTACTCATCTCCAATCTTGCGAAGGACTCGTCGTAGTGTACGATACATAGATATGGCACGGTTCACAGTTTTGAAGTGAGAGGTCCAACGTGTATCACATGGCCTTCCCAAACCCATTTCCTGATTCGGCCCACTCCCTGTTTCTACTTCTTCCAATTccaatgcatcaatgagttcttcaGCCTGAGCTATCCGAAGCATTCTCATCTTTTTAcaagacatgccaagagcatttaaCAAGTGTGCAAGCTGCTGAAAGAACCAAGTACAATCACCACTCTCCTTAGCAACAGCAACAAGAGTTAACTGTAGTTGATGGGCAAAACAATGAACATAGTAGGCAGAAGGGGACTCATCCATAATCAGTTTTTTCAGGCCATTAGCATTACCTCTCATGTTACTAGCTCCATCATATCCTTGCCCACGAACCATTGCAAAGGTCAAATTGTAGTCCATAAGCATTTTCTGAATTGCGGCTTTTAGTGTCAAAGAGGTGGTATCTTCAACATGAGCAAGACCAAGAAATCTTACAACCGCCCTTCCTTTCTTGTCAACATAACGCAAGCAAACAACCAACTGTTCATTCTGATAAACATCACTAGATTCATCTGCAAGTATTGCAAAATGATCACCATCAAGTTCCTCAATGACTAGTTTAGTAGTCTCTTGTGCACAACATTTTATCACCTCTTGCTGTATATCATGGTGAGTCATCCTGCAGTTCTGTGGAGCATTCTTGAGAACAACCCTGTCAACCTCTTCAAAATTTCCTGCTAGCCAATTTAGAAGCTCAAGGAAATTTCCTTTATTTAGTGAGTCTTCACTTTCATCATGTCCTCTAAATGCCAAGCCTTGGCGCAACAGAAATCTCACACACTTGAGTGTCCATGTCAAACGCTGTTTATACAAAGCCTTGTATTGTGAGGTGTTTGAAGCAATAGActcccaaattgatgtttgtggtgTACTGAACCTATCATACTTCTCTTGAGCTTCAGCATGAGCACTACAAACCTCAccttcatgtttcttcaatctcGACTTCATGTTTCAGTTATTAAATCCCTTCTTCACAAAAGCATCTCCACCGGGACATCTTGTTTTATCCTTGAACAAATAGCAAACGAAGCAGAAAGCGGCTTGTTTGTCCACACTATACTCAAGCCACTTGTAATCCTTAAACCAAGAAGAAGAAAAGCGACGCTGTAATCCACTTATATCTCTATACTCAAAATTATGTTTCTTTGGTTGACATGCCCCTAACTCGATGTATCTCCTTCTAACTTTATCCTGGTCATTGACATTGTACCTAGAGATGGGGATCCGTTTCCCAGGATCAGACTCAAGTGCTTCCAAATCTATTTCAAACTGAACTTCATCATttgcttcatcatcttctacaataGGGGTTGGGGAGCCGGCTGCACTCTCAGGTTCTGTGTGTCCATCATCAGGTTCATGTGCTTGCACAAGTGCCAGTTGCAGATTGCTCTTAATAGTAGGAGAAATGATACTGCTCTCAACTTCAACATAAGGAGGATTTGGTGTAGATGTCGAAATTCTTTTATTTGCCTTGGAAGCTCTTTCCCACAATGCAACAATGCTAAAACCCTTCTTCTTCATCTGTGATACAAGATCAGAAAAAATAGATCAGCAATCTAGTAATCTACTAAGTTGGTCGTTCTAGCAAATTGGTTCAGGTGCATACATGTACTAGCAAATAGCAACCTGGTCGTTCTAGTGCATACATGTACTAGCAAATAGCAACCTGGTTGTTCCACCAAACTACAAATATGCAAGTAAGAACTATGTATTGTGTATTTCTGTTGTCAGTCTTATTTTTCGTATAGGAATAACTGCTCGATTTACCTGTATATTTGTTTTTTCTGTAACTCGAGTGTTAAATGATAGCTGCTAAAGAATAGTTGTAGGCTATAAAAACATTAAATTCATGCTATGGAAATATAACAAAGCCACTTTAGACAAAATTTATCCCAGAGCCAGCTTAGTAGCTTAGTAAAGTTATTTGCATTTTAAACCGGCAGTCACGCTGACTGTGTTAATGATACACCATGTGAAATATGATTCAGAATAGTTGTGTAACAACGAAACAGTAACTGGGAACATGTATGCACTAGAAAACATCTCCCATCCAGCTGCCCCCATCCCCGACTCATTAGTTCAGTTCAAGAGCAGAAACTACTCGATTCGAGGAAAAAAGAAAAGCAGAACCTACTCATGAGCTGACTGAATCTGAATTCTGAAACACTAGAACTAGGAGCAACACTGACTAGGAGAAGAGGAGAATATAACCTGGTCCGCAGGTCGCCCGTTCAGCGGCTCCGCTTGCCGCGCTGCTGCCTGCGGTTGGTACTGGCCGCCGCCGCTGGCCGCtactcgctgccgccgccgctgcagcaGCAGGCGCTAGGTTAGGTTGGGTG
It encodes:
- the LOC119299292 gene encoding zinc finger MYM-type protein 1-like, with product MKSRLKKHEGEVCSAHAEAQEKYDRFSTPQTSIWESIASNTSQYKALYKQRLTWTLKCVRFLLRQGLAFRGHDESEDSLNKGNFLELLNWLAGNFEEVDRVVLKNAPQNCRMTHHDIQQEVIKCCAQETTKLVIEELDGDHFAILADESSDVYQNEQLVVCLRYVDKKGRAVVRFLGLAHVEDTTSLTLKAAIQKMLMDYNLTFAMVRGQGYDGASNMRGNANGLKKLIMDESPSAYYVHCFAHQLQLTLVAVAKESGDCTWFFQQLAHLLNALGMSCKKMRMLRIAQAEELIDALELEEVETGSGPNQEMGLGRPCDTRWTSHFKTVNRAISMYRTLRRVLRKIGDEYHGAEAQAALSIEKIF